The segment ATGGGTTACTGAAAGAATACATTGACgtatttgcttggtcttatgatgatttgaaaGAATTTAGGAATGGctagtttcaacatcaaattctgttgaagcctggtgtttctccttttagacaaaaactgagaaatttcaatcccatgatggcagaCGCAATTTTTAAGGAagtagataaaatgcttaaagccagAATTATATATCCAGTTCATCACTCTACTTGGGTAGCCAATATAGTgcctgtgaggaagaagaatggggaaatttggatttgtgtggattttcgcAATCTGAACCAGGCAAGTCTTaaagataattatgctttacccaatatggatcatattttgcagacaATAGTTGGGTCGAAAACGATGTCGATGTTAGACGGGTtttttggttacaatcaaattggtgttgcagagaatgaACAACACAatacaacattcatcactccatggggaacgttCGCATATAAttgtatgccatttggtttgattaatgtcggagcaacttttcaaagggccagggattcttcttttagggattttcatgacagaattattgttgtttacctagatgaatTGACTATGTTTTCTAAAGATgggaagaatcatctcaaagatctaaAGGCAGTTCTACAACATTGTCGAGaacatggtatctccttgaatccaaagAAGTCATTTTTCTGTGTAACTGAGggcaaattattggggcatatcatttcgaaagaaggtgtcaagattgatcctgatAGAGTCAATGCAATTCAACATCTTAGCCTACCTTCAAACCGGAGTGGAGTAAGGTCATTTTTTGACCAGGTAAACTTCCTAAGAAGGTTTGTACCCGAATCCGTAGAAACTACCAAGAACATCATTAGCTTGTTGAGTGAGAGGTAtccttttaaatggactgatgaAGTCAAAGAAGATtttgaaaggatcaagagttcagtTGCCAATGCGCCAACTCTCATCAACCCAGATTTTAAAAAGGATTTTGTCATATACtgttatgcctcagaacatacgATGTCAGGAATATTATTACAGGTGGATGAATCTGGGGTtgaagcacctatagcattcatgGGTGTCCCTCTCAAAAAGCATGAACTTAAGTATTCTCTTTCAGAGAAATAAACCTTCACTGTGGTTAAAGTCGTAAAACAATTCCGGTATTATATTTTGCATTCTCAttttgtggtttttgttccagattctATAGTAAAAAGTATTTTGTCTCAGCAAGAAGTCAGACTCAATAAAAGTGCGATGTGGGTAACCaaaatttaggaatatgatctagatattcatcctacaaagacgattaaaggacaaggcttatgcaaatTAATAGTAGAAAATAAAATGGAGACTGAAAAAGAGCTACCATTGACTCTGTTCATTgggttgcaagatacatggttttctgaTGTAGCTTATTATTTGACCTACGGTAGTTGCCTAAGTCATTTGTCAGCTAAAGAACaaaacaatctcaaattgaaagcagctaagtatgttatttggcaagatgttttatacaaaaaaggcttggatggtacctatttgagGTGTGTAGATAAGCCTCAACAGCAAAAGCTTCTAGAAGTTTATCATGGTGAAGCCTGCGGTGGACATTTCTCATCCTCAGTCACtgcttttaagattttaagaaatttCTTTTATTAGCCTGGTATGTTTCGTGATGCATATTCTTATGTaaagggatgtgaaaaatgtcaactcttttcGGGAAAACCACACTTAGCTGCTCTACCTTTAAGGCTTGTGGTagtggatgaacctttcaaacaatggggtattgatttcatttgtctaataaatcctcattccagtgTTGGTCATATGTATACTCTAACAGTAATggactattttactaagtgggtggaggttgtCCCCACTAAGAAGGCGAACTCAAAGGTCATATGTAATTTTCTCAAAATTGCATCCTTGTCTGTTTAGGGGTCCCTCAGaagattgttgcagataatgcctcatatttctcctctgaagaaTTGACTATGTTCTATTATGAACATCAAATCTCTCTTTCACATTCCTCCGATTACTTTCTGTAAGGTAATAGATTGTAAGAATCGAGCAACAAGAACCTGGTAGcaatcatgaagaagttagttgatgataatgccTAGAATTGGCATAAAAATgtatatgaagccttatgggcagatagaattacccctaaaagagagattggaatggcaccttttgagctagTGTATGGGATTGGTGCAAAAGTTTCCTTACCCCTAGAATTGTCAGCAGCAAAGCTTCAAACTGTAATTGAGGATTCCTTTTTCCAAAATGCTTTGGAGAAGAGAGTTATGTATTTGATGAGgttggaagaggaaagagagatgttAGTGGATAGAATTATTGAGCAGCAAAACAGGGTGAAGAAGATCTTTGATATGAGAGCTCGGCCAAGAggtttccttaaaggagatgaagtTTTGTTGTGGGACAAGAGAAGGGAACCAAAGGGTTCCCATGGAAAATTTGACTCATTGTGGAAAGGTCCATTCACGATCCATGAAGTAGTGGGACCGAATGCATTCAGACTGAATTATTCTGATGGAATGGTTATGCCTtatacctataatgggcaggacTTCAAGCTTTACAAACTTTGAAATCTAAGGTTAAGAGTTCTTGtacatagtagattagttgtttgttttgtgtttccTTGGTGTGTGTCCTCTTTGCCCcctttctatttttgttgtgcaaaaccagagatttagagttctttaCATTTTTCATAAAATACAATCCCCcgtcagagccaatgttatcttGTCATTCATCTTTCATAGAAGGAGTAAATCgacctacaaaattttatttgagtccttatctttctagaaattccttggttcaatcctaaatccatttgtaaattgtctcttaatccGTAGCACCAAGTTTAAATGGTCTATTTGAACtccatgaactcattgaaccattttgaagggagttcataattttcatttaggttgcataggttctaaggtgtctaaaaggttttcatgctaacattcactcaaagtgttttgcagcagTTCTTTTTCATGGTCACGTATGATGTGTTATATCCTTTTTCTACGGGCTGAAAcactttgaacctagttcaaatagttcagtggtgttcaacaagttcaatgaagttcaaagatCAATGGTACTTAACAGAGTTAATCctttcaaagagaattttcttggcgCAGTGTACACCTTGAACTACCTAAACTCTCgtgaagtcagttcaaattgttcacgcgtgttcaaatcaggtgggtcccatggactaaaagacatgatggtgcatttattgctaagtatgatgaagatcgaaccatatctcaggtgacgtcaactggttgagttttcaaggcaagtaatcatttttgggaattggcgatTACTCCAAAAATGTTGTCATGCATTCAATGCACGTGTGTGATGTCCAATCCCAATGCTCAGCACATTTGAGTTGATGATCAAAATTAATGAACTTAATAAGTTTGTATCACTTCTTtggctataaggtatgaagtgattaatttctgaaaacttgttcttcattgctgtGGAGtttttggatagaaggtttgtttgttggtagtcgttcgattggtctcaactgtgaaggtgagtttgtttcctgtcctctccagtgatttttaccttCTTTTCCTCTCTCAAAATAAAAATTCACTGGGGAAAATAAGGGTTtttgtttatgaattatgaagtccacattgcaccttttcgggaatattttcagtcttgcatgcacagagcccatagtcagtgatacaaacttgaaaggagaaaatctagaagttttaaaggaaagggtgtttaaaggaattgatggttcatttggtttagaaattttgagtagtggtctcatagaagcaaCAACCTTTCCTCCTGCTGTCTGTTGCCCATAACTAGTTAGGGAGTGtattgcgaggtatgatcctatttctgaaactattaagagagataatggtgaaaccctcctcacaattaacagggaagttatttcctccattttcaaattgtttgattatcagttctcaaacttttctcccgcCCAATCAATCACCGATTTCAATGCAGATAAATCTGGCCACTGGAATAATATAGCaaagtattggttgaaggttcctcagaggggtggctccagattacctaagtatcccaacaagaaccacatgcttccccacatccatgatgtcatgttactgctACACCAAATTAGAGGTTCAGCTAAGGCCTACAACTTCGCTGATTGGATTTACTATTATGTACAACTGGTGCTAGAAGGAAAGCAGTATCTTGATTGGGCAGAGCTGATTGctgactccatgagggaacaactgagtatggcgaaaaagttcaagcaaaatttcttcatgtcctcatatctgatatattgcttggcatgtgttagagagatagtgggaatacctaggcagctCGCTGAGGGAGAGGTTTCTATGTATGACttttaccctatgttacaaaaggataatgctttGCTAGATTTTAGGAGACTACATAATGCTTTCttgggagatttgtgttatgagttaaagaacatgaaaaccaagagaatGTCTGAAGATGCACAGGCATTACTGAAgaaatatggtagtttctttgttcagtttcctcatttttgctacataagagtaggtggttttgaggaagagcctttcagacttccaCGTTTTTGTTtggattgttttgttcttgctgagGTCTGTAGGTAGTTGGCTACcgtaattaagaaagctcaacccagagataaatgggaggatcattttcctattcaattgggtattttatcttgcagttc is part of the Cryptomeria japonica chromosome 10, Sugi_1.0, whole genome shotgun sequence genome and harbors:
- the LOC131859101 gene encoding uncharacterized protein LOC131859101, whose translation is MAPFELVYGIGAKVSLPLELSAAKLQTVIEDSFFQNALEKRVMYLMRLEEEREMLVDRIIEQQNRVKKIFDMRARPRGFLKGDEVLLWDKRREPKGSHGKFDSLWKGPFTIHEVVGPNAFRLNYSDGMVMPYTYNGQDFKLYKL